A genomic region of Plasmodium falciparum 3D7 genome assembly, chromosome: 11 contains the following coding sequences:
- a CDS encoding mediator of RNA polymerase II transcription subunit 21, putative — MMNFTSPPSNDPIKKIQNLLNNSLHSIMDVVSNLSYKGEPKELVLEKYNVSDYSYFTNLLKEEENKDKRELIDNIEDEKNLIIKNNEEENNYFIKPYFEEPLKNEILDRVERMNLILNMIDESIDDLPDSIMNEEEKCEEIKKLQRKKDEAKEELKTLYKEYDDLYNYVTDHLRYCAINMK, encoded by the exons ATGATGAATTTTACATCTCCACCGAGCAATGACCCTATAAAAAAGATCCAGAATTTATTGAATAATTCCTTGCATTCAATAATG gatGTAGTAAGTAATTTATCCTATAAGGGTGAACCAAAAGAATTAGTACTTGAGAAATATAATGTGAGtgattattcttattttacaaatttgttaaaagaagaagaaaataaggACAAAAGAGAATTAATAGATAATAtagaagatgaaaaaaatttaataattaagaataatgaagaagaaaataattattttattaaaccaTATTTTGAAGAAccattaaaaaatgaaatattagaTAGGGTTGAACGAATGAATTTAATTTTGAATATGATAGATGAATCAATTGATGATCTTCCGGATTCTATAATGAATGAG gAAGAAAAATGTGAGGAAATTAAAAAACtgcaaagaaaaaaagatgaaGCCAAAGAGGAATTAAAGactttatataaagaatatgatgatctatataattatgttacAGACCACCTAAGATATTGTGCTATTAACATGAAATAA
- a CDS encoding WD repeat-containing protein, putative encodes MEGSKLYVSKECMPLKILRDTKANEEERVDVLDKFDDEILENEYSSRLEKELILKNKNFNRDVNLLQLNYGGNLIKNKAILSKRNVVYLSSHSSILLIDLKKKKKKRIVLSFDIDRIFYFYDKKYKEEYLIIKGMNNYIYIYRISKNKYEFVKKFFIKNLFYINSFGNNGELCFATWEINQAKMYTNFFLLRFIFEYESYMSENYPNNLKNKNDIEKEKYISTLLNHHITYSYESDSECNFDNKYFPSELYMSELSDNGFEYNNNNNNNNNTLRKNPKNYDNNMNNIINDDKQKNYNHSNNNIDMNNDYIHVLAKLKIKPILKIKYIYFSMIDLNKKLNKLVLSNNNIIIIYDLERRSYNIISFRNYISSIKISDDNFLAVGFINGYIHVILFEELLSNNENNKNKQYEKIFNSMKPFHMYPGTDSLKTVFPYIGAYEVDYMSDNNNKNNTYNDCNNKYNTYNDYNNKNNTYNDYNNKYNTYNDYNNKNNTYNDCNNKYNTYNHYNNNNNEESHEVKLPPLLNIPYINFDFNKNKIINIYKFHLIKYKWHSHSVYNLEIDGRKIISWGEEAVILFYDIDKASYEFISHLGFPCYYIYLNKEKNLIICNSLNNSLIFINYNHRLFFYKYNGINMPLSLKNLFYHYTNVDLNIKNSMNLFMSQINDEYDYTGNINDQTIRREFYKNEHTNNNLFNNTMYDDNINNFANCQEYSTEDSSDESSNESNDLSEVEDIISSNNKNKNEFINEETNKYDDQDNNRNEFSKHHDEDNENVDDNKKMVNIKKRKKEKRDVVNLLSFRYIEKELEKKLFKNSNVENNLYKKYQMCFYCDSNKGLIFCFLTSFSHLQLYNIEKDKHEKYLCSLNMTYKSRTNIEKVNDMELIFFCFNHNRNLLMTIEKRNYLMPNLLDSSSPNLTQKIYTIKFWLHDKDLDYNNIYEYAVPCNMITYDGQETNDVFKAIHVNINKTVDDINICADDNIYDNDNICNNDNICNNDNICNNDNICNNDNIYDNNNICNNNNICNNNNIYNNNNIYNNDIISGEHEKYQMIKSHPFLNMFLLFETNGNISIWCFDKSEKIFDECIYDDYVVDCVEMVTENIKIMDRMINEMNNGTDIHNIYKKNNNEHALGLSSLNNNNNNNNNNKSDGEENNKKNFSSNIITIIKNINYNNNIILNGDVSSDGKIFCLCHDKFFTIWDTVTLKTLAIIKHPLYTSLNEHIFNLYKGIEVIESQYNTYILFFSFDTIFIYSLEQFHLIYQEKFKGIIEYVKFDKYTNKYVAIGITKKSKQKNNQLIQKNYIYEFNENYLKRKKLFYSTTQSPILLVDFAPFNILKNKNLNQHHKSTILVSLNSKFQVHTFYINNYPNFLKLN; translated from the coding sequence ATGGAGGGAAGCAAACTATATGTGAGCAAGGAATGTATGCCGCTTAAAATTTTAAGAGATACAAAAGCAAATGAGGAAGAAAGAGTTGATGTATTGGATAAGTTTGATGATGAGATTTTAGAAAATGAATATTCGAGTAGATTAGAAAAGGAGTtaatattaaagaataaaaattttaatagaGATGTAAATTTATTACAATTAAATTATGGTGGTAATTTGATTAAAAACAAAGCTATATTATCTAAACGAAATGTTGTATATTTGAGTAGTCATAgttctatattattaattgatttaaaaaagaaaaagaaaaaaagaattgtGTTATCATTTGATATAGATaggatattttatttttatgataagaaatataaagaagaatatttaattataaaaggaatgaataattatatttatatatatcgtATTAGTAAAAATAAGTATGAATTTGTtaagaaattttttattaaaaatttattctaTATTAATAGTTTTGGAAACAATGGAGAATTGTGTTTTGCTACATGGGAAATAAATCAAGCGAAAATGTATACAaacttttttcttcttagatttatatttgaatatgAATCTTATATGTCTGAAAATTATCCTAATAatctaaaaaataaaaatgatatagaaaaagaaaaatatataagtacaTTATTAAATCATCATATAACATATTCATATGAATCAGACTCAGAATGtaattttgataataaatattttccatCAGAGCTCTATATGTCTGAGTTATCAGATAATGGATTTgaatacaataataataataataataataataatacattaagaaaaaatccaaaaaattatgacaataatatgaataatataataaatgatgataagcaaaaaaattataatcatagtaataataatatagatatgaataatgattatattcATGTCCTAGCTAAATTAAAAATCAAAcctattttaaaaattaaatatatttatttctccATGATAGATTTAAATaagaaattaaataaattagtattatcaaataataatataataattatatatgatttagAAAGAAGGagttataatatcatatctTTTAGAAATTATATTTCATCCATAAAAATAAGTGATGATAATTTCTTAGCGGTAGGTTTTATAAATGGCTATATccatgttatattatttgaagaGCTACTATCGAATAatgaaaacaataaaaataaacaatatgaaaaaatatttaatagtaTGAAACCGTTTCATATGTATCCTGGAACGGATTCTTTAAAAACGGTCTTTCCTTATATAGGGGCATACGAGGTGGACTATAtgagtgataataataataaaaacaatacatataatgattgtaataataaatacaatacatataatgattataataataaaaacaatacatataatgattataataataaatacaatacatataatgattataataataaaaacaatacatataatgattgtaataataaatacaatacatataatcattataataataataataatgaagaaagtCATGAAGTCAAACTTCCTCCTCTTCTGAACATACCTTATATTAACTttgattttaataaaaataaaattattaatatttacaaatttcatcttataaaatataaatggcACTCGCATTCTGTATACAACCTTGAAATTGACGGAAGGAAAATTATTTCATGGGGTGAAGAAgctgttattttattttatgatatagaCAAAGCATCATATGAATTTATTTCACATTTAGGATTTccatgttattatatatatttgaataaagaaaaaaatcttataatttgtaattctttaaataattctctcatatttattaattataatcatcgtttgtttttctataaatataatggtATCAACATGCCTTTgtcattaaaaaatttattttatcattatacaAATGtagatttaaatattaaaaatagtaTGAATCTTTTTATGAGTCAAATAAATGATGAATATGACTACACaggaaatataaatgatcaaACTATAAGACgtgaattttataaaaatgaacatacAAATAACaacctttttaataatactatgtatgatgataatatcaATAACTTTGCCAACTGCCAGGAATATTCAACAGAAGATTCTAGTGATGAATCAAGTAATGAATCTAATGACCTTTCCGAAGTAGAAGATATTATATCAagcaataataaaaacaaaaatgaatttataaatgaagaaacaaataaatatgatgatcAGGATAATAACAGAAATGAATTTTCTAAGCATCATGACGAAGATAACGAAAAtgttgatgataataaaaagatggtgaatataaaaaaacgtaaaaaagagaaaagagATGTAGTAAATCTTCTTAGTTTTCGATACatagaaaaagaattagaaaagaaactttttaaaaatagtaatgttgaaaataatttatataaaaaatatcaaatGTGTTTTTATTGTGATTCAAATAAAggattaattttttgttttctaacatctttttctcatttacaattatataatatagaaaaagataaacatgaaaaatatttatgttctTTAAATATGACATATAAAAGTAGAACAAATATTGAAAAAGTAAATGATATggaattaatatttttttgttttaatcaTAATAGAAATTTATTAATGACGAtcgaaaaaagaaattaccTTATGCCCAACTTATTAGATTCTTCATCACCAAATTtaacacaaaaaatatatactataaaGTTTTGGTTACATGACAAAGATTtggattataataatatatatgaatatgcCGTTCCTTGTAATATGATAACTTATGACGGACAAGAAACAAATGATGTGTTTAAAGCTATTcatgtaaatattaataaaacagtggatgatataaatatatgtgccgatgataatatatatgataatgataatatatgtaataatgataatatatgtaataatgataatatatgtaataatgataatatatgtaataatgataatatatatgataataataacatatgtaataataataacatatgtaataataataacatatacaataataataacatatacaataatgatataatttcTGGTGAGCATGAGAAATATCAAATGATAAAAAGTCATCCATTTTTAAACATGTTCCTATTATTTGAAACAAATGGAAATATAAGTATATGGTGTTTTGATAAGtctgaaaaaatatttgatgAATGTATCTATGATGATTATGTTGTAGATTGTGTGGAGATGGTTAcagagaatataaaaattatggatAGGATGATAAACGAAATGAATAATGGAACAGATATTCATAatatctataaaaaaaataataatgagcaTGCTCTTGGATTGTCTTCattaaacaataataataataataataataataataaaagcgatggtgaagaaaataataaaaagaatttttcTAGCAATATAATtactattataaaaaatattaattataacaataatattattttaaatggtGATGTTAGTTCAGATGggaaaatattttgtttgtGTCATGATAAATTTTTTACCATATGGGATACAGTAACTTTAAAAACATTAGCTATTATTAAACATCCTTTATATACATCATTAAAcgaacatatatttaatttatataaaggaATTGAAGTAATAGAATCacaatataatacatatattttatttttttctttcgatacaatttttatatattctcttGAACAGTtccatttaatatatcaagaAAAATTTAAAGGAATTATAGAATATGTAaaatttgataaatatacaaataaatatgtagcTATAggtataacaaaaaaatcaaaacaGAAAAATAATCAactaatacaaaaaaattatatttatgaatttaatgaaaattatttaaaaagaaaaaaattattctatTCTACTACACAAAGTCCAATCTTATTAGTAGATTTTGCTCCAttcaatattttaaaaaataaaaatttaaatcaGCATCATAAATCAACAATATTAGTTTCTTTAAATTCCAAGTTTCAAGTACacacattttatattaataattatccaaattttttaaaattaaactGA
- a CDS encoding steryl ester hydrolase, putative — MPKPPFSNITQKLGNLLNICKDMCRKGYNCYYIKEKENDKGSQEDVRCHIKNKINIKRNEEKAEKGETLDQMEKLLLDLTQGKYKAEKHYVYTIDGYRLNLYRIVNNNSENIINDKVVQKERINEQVFEEDKKEVFCLNHGLFESSINYTCKGYNSLTFQIFSNNHDVWISNNRGNNFTQYVGKNIAINKLRENYTEEDLRDLGLNIKSDQIEKEMRKKKKKKRKKKDNNINQCDNKNMYHFKILHNLFFQTIKYIYPKKNNFTYYMKNFLMRKYLCNYHMNRSNKNCFNHYDRENIDLHKKKKIIIIKKKNNNNNNNNNNNNNNSHLIFRPLADNNFFNIFVRNINEKKKGNIYFKATQEREDANIKRGGTLGCDKIKEKESSEYFVDNKKLKNKSSNLTDNCDNKINKYDYNDDDNDDKDDDDDNDDNDNDNDDNDDDDNEYTFEDMSTKDLPCIIKYIKNKTKKDKIIYVGFSQGSIQLLISSCLNEYVRKSIKRCYLMSLPIILRNKYNLEIPMKFLLYISKYYSFVFKGKSFFQHMIPYHISTFIISNLAHIIAHHVFKYYNENIKPEEKKLFFYHTPNGSTSKANLTRWAKAFNTCPVTNVLEKYPHECAFPITLIYGNKDTIIHVDKSIKYMNKIFDRKILKIITVPNWAHLDPLWSDNDGIVISCILKDINRGD; from the coding sequence ATGCCCAAACCGCCCTTCAGCAATATTACACAAAAGTTAGGGAATTTATTGAATATTTGTAAAGATATGTGCAGGAAGGGTTATAATTGTTactatataaaagaaaaagaaaatgacaAAGGTTCACAAGAAGATGTAAGATgtcatataaaaaacaagataaacataaaaagaaatgaagaGAAAGCGGAAAAAGGAGAAACACTTGATCAAATGGAAAAATTATTACTTGATTTAACACAAGGGAAATATAAAGCAGAAAAACATTATGTGTATACAATTGATGGATATagattaaatttatatagaattgtaaataataatagtgaaaatataataaatgataaagtTGTTCAAAAGGAAAGGATAAATGAACAAGTATTTGAAGAAGATAAGAAAGAAGTTTTTTGTTTAAATCATGGGTTGTTTGAATCGTCTATTAATTATACATGTAAAGGTTATAATTCTTTAACTTTCCAAATCTTCTCAAATAATCATGATGTATGGATAAGTAACAACAGAGGGAATAATTTCACACAGTACGTTGGGAAAAATATagctataaataaattaaggGAAAACTACACAGAGGAAGATTTAAGAGACTTGGGTCTTAACATAAAAAGTGATCAAATTGAAAAAgagatgagaaaaaaaaaaaaaaaaaaaagaaaaaaaaaagataataatataaatcaatgtgataataaaaatatgtaccattttaaaattttgcataatttatttttccaaacaattaaatatatatatccaaaaaaaaataacttcacatattatatgaagaatTTTTTGATGAGGAAGTATTTATGTAATTATCATATGAATAGAAGTAATAAGAATTGCTTCAATCATTATGATAGAGAAAATATAGATCTacacaagaaaaaaaaaataataataataaaaaaaaaaaataataataataataataataataataataataataataatagtcatCTCATTTTTAGGCCCTTGGCTGataacaatttttttaatatatttgttcgTAATATAaacgaaaagaaaaaaggaaatatatattttaaggcCACACAGGAAAGAGAGGATGCTAATATTAAGCGTGGTGGTACTTTGGGTTGtgataaaattaaagaaaaagaaagttCTGAATATTTTGTagataacaaaaaattaaagaacaAAAGTTCTAATTTAACAGACAATTGTGATaataagataaataaatatgattacaacgatgatgataatgatgataaggatgatgatgatgataatgatgacaatgataatgataatgatgataatgatgatgatgataatgaataCACATTTGAAGATATGAGTACAAAAGATTTACCTtgcataataaaatacataaaaaataaaactaaaaaagataaaataatatatgttggTTTTTCACAAGGTAGTATTCAGTTACTTATAAGTTCATGTTTAAACGAATATGTACGAAAAAGTATAAAACGATGTTATTTAATGTCATTACCTATtatattaagaaataaatataatttagaaATCCCtatgaaatttttattatatatttctaaataTTACAGTTTTGTTTTTAAAGGGAAATCATTTTTTCAGCATATGATACCATATCACATTAgtacatttattataagtAATTTGGCACATATAATAGCACATcatgtttttaaatattataatgaaaatataaaacctgaagaaaaaaaattattcttttatcATACCCCTAATGGGTCCACATCAAAAGCAAATTTAACGAGATGGGCAAAAGCATTTAATACATGTCCCGTTACAAATGTTCTAGAAAAATATCCACATGAATGTGCATTTCCaataacattaatatatGGAAATAAAGATACTATTATACACGTAGACAAatccataaaatatatgaacaagATTTTCGAcagaaaaattttaaaaataattacagTGCCTAATTGGGCACACTTGGACCCTTTATGGTCTGACAATGATGGGATAGTAATTTCTtgtattttaaaagatataaacaGAGGTGattaa
- a CDS encoding autophagy-related protein 23, putative, with the protein MTKSICELQNKNSISTELLQEIKKMENELKRKNDEYEKLNANYREIYGSYILAKTNLDDTTNNYEGEILKLETMLKEKEHEYMDLRINFQELLEEKCKLENDMDNYEKAIYEINENLISLKEAHKEELKEVHEENTNLYSTIDKFKEEVEYMKENYKQLEKMNQDKINTIENLEKEMMDMKEEKKMVGEKLDLVQSQQRMIQMEIKNLNKEKEQLKEKEETLKNEKEKVKQCKEVLKIEEKQIDTNKQVLDKEKEQIEKNKEELKLMQQNLNKEKEQIEKNKQELDKEKQIYENDKKNIMLKNEDLKKLLDEYKEEIMNKEGHIKQIEEKILLLEDEKKNFQNKIDILDNKMQEFKNEITNEKKLNYQLKDDIDNKQNEVIKRDSIIEILYNKLKEKENDITLFQNENLSLRNCQKELNKILDNKKNEMINIEKDLYEKLAKLLIKKKIRQRDDLHFDGHPQSSILKILWFGYVDICKCILKNRDGYLYKGNKNHRFICAYDTDLFLDINVENTKKGLLSFKNETRGIFQLNDEEAKKLVYVGPFNKFKGFNFCISSNKNNLEIVKGNKCTYIFEEMYVTKKGTKLVLIKEKESGKYFSGLNKNLYLEKKKRGVDKLDYNNVVNKLINYIANEKEENCNMIIKTSDQKLKIENEKNTCLVQKKKNSDNSYNNEEKTNLVTKRSKTPIRKENSLHSKYDKTKTTKITNQLKKYDSKEKQNKEKSTSEKQTGKKLASEKNNEEKLTNGKINEDKLNNEKNNEDKLNNNRELSDENLHKYKIAKEMLLLSDSNSSSTCDDENIYHLKNKYNHTEQNEFIHNNVINKSIATNYIENINTSLFKYSKCSENYNNTNIVLTTNKEEAILFEIFNYEQIVEHDAIKLASECVFNFLLNYNKSNLHDLSNIGSEGNSNIFSGIDDDWCILPAYL; encoded by the exons atgacAAAAAGCATATGTgaattacaaaataaaaattctaTTAGTACGGAATTGCTG caagaaatcaaaaaaatggaaaatgaattaaagaggaaaaatgatgaatatgAAAAGCTAAATGCAAATTATAGAGAAATATAT GGATCTTACATATTGGCCAAAACCAATTTGGATGATACCACAAat aattATGAAGGGGAGATATTAAAACTAGAAACTATGCTTAAGGAAAAAGAACATGAATACATGGACTTACGt ATAAATTTTCAAGAATTGTTGGAAGAAAAATGTAAACTGGAAAATGATATGGATAATTATGAAAAGGctatatatgaaattaacGAAAATTTAATATCTTTAAAGGAGGCACATAAg GAAGAGCTAAAAGAAGTACATGAAGAAAATACAAATTTATATTCAACCATAGACAAATTTAag GAAGAAGTGGAATACATGAAAGAGAACTACAAACAGTTGGAAAAAATGAAccaa gaTAAAATTAATACGATTGAAAATCTTGAAAAGGAAATGATGGACATGaag gaagaaaaaaaaatggtagGAGAAAAATTGGACCTCGTGCAAAGTCAACAAAGAATGATACaaatggaaataaaaaatttaaacaaagaaaaagaacaacttaaagaaaaagaagaaacattaaaaaacgaaaaagaaaaggttAAACAATGTAAAGAAGTTTTaaaaatagaagaaaaacaaatagACACAAATAAACAAGTATTAGACaaagaaaaagaacaaatagaaaaaaataaagaagaactCAAATTAATGCaacaaaatttaaataaagaaaaagaacaaatagaaaaaaataaacaagaattagataaagaaaaacaaatatatgaaaatgataagaaaaatattatgttaaaaaatgaagatttGAAAAAACTACTAGATgaatataaagaagaaattatG aATAAGGAAGGACATATTAAACAaattgaagaaaaaattcttttgctagaagatgaaaaaaaaaattttcag AATAAGATTGACATATTAGATAATAAAATGCAAGAATTCAAA aATGAAATAactaatgaaaaaaaactGAACTATCAATTAAAG GATGATATAGACAATAAACAAAACGAAGTGATAAAAAGAGATTCCATTATAgag ATTCTATACAACAAActgaaagaaaaagaaaacgaTATTACCTTATTCcag aatgAGAATTTATCTTTACGAAATTGTCAAAaggaattaaataaaatattggataacaaaaaaaatgaaatgattAACATTGAAAAGGACTTATACGAA AAGCTAGCTAAATTgttaattaaaaagaaaatcagACAAAGAGACGATTTACATTTTGATGGTCATCCTCAATCttctattttaaaaatt tTATGGTTTGGATATGTAGACATATGCAAATGCATATTAAAGAACAGGGACGGATATTTATATAAGGGAAATAAGAACCATCGATTTATTTGTGCCTACGATACGGATCTA TTTTTGGATATTAATGTAGAAAATACCAAAAAAgg GCTCTTATCATTCAAAAATGAGACGAGGGGTATTTTTCAATTAAATGACGAAGAAGCAAAAAAACTTGTTTATGTTGGACCATTCAACAAATTTAAAggatttaatttttgtatttctAGCAACAAGAATAATTTAGAAATAGTAAAAGGAAACAAATGCACCTATATATTTGAAGAAATGTATGTAACAAAGAAAGGAACCAAATTagttttaataaaagaaaaagaaagtgGAAAATATTTCAGCGGATTGAATAAGAACTTATAtttagaaaagaaaaaaagaggaGTTGATAAATTAGATTACAATAATGTTGTCaacaaattaattaattatattgcaaatgaaaaggaagaaaattGTAATATGATCATAAAAACCTCCgatcaaaaattaaaaattgaaaatgaaaaaaataccTGTCTTgttcagaaaaaaaaaaattcagatAATTCTTacaataatgaagaaaaaaccAACTTAGTAACAAAGAGAAGTAAGACACCCATCAGAAAAGAAAATTCATTACATTCGaaatatgataaaacaaAAACTACCAAAATAACAAATCAACTAAAGAAATATGATAGCAAAGAAAagcaaaataaagaaaaatcaaCTAGCGAAAAACAAACTGGAAAAAAATTAGCTAgcgaaaaaaataatgaagagaAATTAACTAACGGAAAAATCAACgaagataaattaaataacgAAAAAAACAACgaagataaattaaataataacagaGAATTAAGTGATGAAAATTTACACAAGTATAAAATAGCAAAAGAAATGTTGTTACTTTCTGATAGTAATAGTTCAAGTACAtgtgatgatgaaaatatttatcatttaaaaaataaatataatcatacagaacaaaatgaatttatacataataatgtaaTCAATAAATCAATAGcaacaaattatatagaaaatataaatacctctttatttaaatattctaaGTGTTCTGAAAATtacaataatacaaatattgtACTTACAACAAATAAGGAAGAAGCAATTTTATttgaaatttttaattatgaaCAAATAGTAGAACACGACGCAATCAAATTGGCATCTGAATGTGTTTTCAATTTTCttcttaattataataaaagtaatctGCATGATTTATCTAATATCGGTAGCGAGGgtaattcaaatatattttcaggAATTGATGATGACTGGTGTATATTACCAGCTTATTTATAA